A section of the Humulus lupulus chromosome 2, drHumLupu1.1, whole genome shotgun sequence genome encodes:
- the LOC133814818 gene encoding zinc finger BED domain-containing protein RICESLEEPER 4-like, translating into MFDSAIYYHRAFFHLELIDRSYKYCPLPPEWEKTEKINEFLEQFYNVTCSFSRTEYPTSNLYFPSVYSCNFSLKTAKESDDSYLSSMGNLMTEKFEKYWKDFSIILAIAVVLDPRYKFNFVDYAYTKVYGVKGSPQFLEDFHSFENQEQAATQKSELELYLDEQRLSINVDCDILDYWKGNPFQYPELAAMARDVLSIPISAIASKAAFSVGGQVELQILKLPSNGD; encoded by the exons ATGTTTGATAGTGCTATATATTATCATCGTGCATTTTTCcatttggaattaattgacagAAGCTACAAGTATTGTCCTTTACCACCTGAATGGGAAAAAACTGAGAAGATTAATGAATTCTTAGAACAATTTTACAATGTCACTTGTAGTTTCTCTAGAACTGAGTATCCCACATCTAATTTGTATTTTCCATCAGTGTATTCTTGTAATTTTTCATTGAAAACAGCAAAGGAGAGTGATGATTCATATCTATCAAGTATGGGCAATTTAATGACTGAGAAATTTGAGAAGTACTGGAAAGACTTCAGTATAATATTGGCCATTGCAGTGGTTCTTGATCCTCGTTACAAGTTTAATTTTGTGGATTATGCATATACCAAAGTTTATGGTGTAAAGGGATCACCACAATTTCTTGAG GACTTTCATTCTTTTGAAAATCAAGAACAAGCAGCTACACAAAAATCTGAATTGGAACTTTATTTAGATGAACAAAGATTAAGTATCAATGTAGATTGTGATATTCTTGACTATTGGAAAGGAAATCCATTTCAATATCCTGAGCTTGCTGCTATGGCTCGTGATGTTTTGAGCATTCCTATATCTGCTATTGCCTCAAAAGCTGCATTTAGTGTGGGTGGTCAG GTTGAACTTCAAATTTTGAAACTGCCTAGCAATGGGGATTGA